The following coding sequences are from one Nitrospira sp. CR1.1 window:
- the mutM gene encoding DNA-formamidopyrimidine glycosylase yields the protein MPELPEAEVATRQLRERVVGAMVSDCWVGRGDIVREGLSTLEWFRRATITGVERRGKSVIITFLRAAQTRFLAAELGMTGLLLFRNTPTKYPQHTHFVLQLEGGEEPEIRYWNPRRFGRLSLLDQAGLDQYTSRRFGPDPLLISLKQFVQLLSSTRSRLKPLLMHQQAIAGIGNIYANEILFRARLHPDQAANQVGEKAVMRLHEIMVDVLREAIAMGGSSVRDYFAPDGTEGQYKRRHLVYAKSGESCPNDCGTVIKRSVGERSSFYCPQCQRIRRPRVG from the coding sequence ATGCCTGAATTGCCTGAAGCAGAAGTCGCTACGCGTCAATTGCGCGAACGAGTTGTTGGAGCCATGGTGAGCGATTGCTGGGTGGGGCGAGGAGACATTGTCCGGGAAGGTTTGTCCACCTTGGAGTGGTTCCGCCGGGCAACGATTACAGGAGTTGAGCGAAGAGGGAAGAGTGTCATCATCACATTTCTCCGCGCAGCGCAGACACGATTTCTTGCAGCCGAATTGGGCATGACAGGGCTGCTATTGTTCCGGAATACGCCGACTAAATACCCGCAACATACGCATTTTGTCCTGCAACTTGAAGGAGGGGAAGAACCTGAGATTCGATATTGGAATCCTCGTCGATTCGGACGACTTTCGTTGTTGGACCAGGCCGGGCTGGATCAATATACCTCTCGTCGATTTGGGCCAGATCCTCTTCTGATAAGTCTCAAGCAATTTGTGCAATTGCTTTCATCTACACGTAGCAGGTTGAAACCTCTGCTGATGCATCAACAGGCTATCGCAGGGATTGGGAATATTTACGCCAATGAAATCCTGTTTCGTGCCCGGCTTCATCCGGACCAGGCCGCCAATCAGGTGGGAGAAAAGGCGGTGATGCGGCTGCATGAAATTATGGTCGACGTCTTACGCGAGGCCATCGCTATGGGGGGATCTAGCGTACGGGATTATTTTGCACCGGATGGGACGGAGGGACAGTACAAGCGCCGGCATTTAGTCTATGCCAAGTCCGGCGAGTCCTGCCCGAACGATTGCGGGACGGTGATTAAGCGATCCGTCGGTGAACGAAGTTCATTTTACTGTCCTCAATGTCAACGGATTCGTCGCCCTCGGGTTGGCTAG